CAGGTCATCGGCCTCAAGCCGCCGCGCCGTCCCGGCCAGGGCCTCCAGGTCGGCCGCAACCTGCCTGGCTGTGGCCACCCCGTAGGCCACCCCGGCCCCGGCCGCCACCGGGAGCGAGGCGAGCACCACGGCGAGGTCGTGGCTGGAGACGAGCATCTGGGCGCTGACTGCCCACAGGCCGGCCAGGGCGACGGCGGCCGTCACCGCCGCCGTAAGCGCGCCCTGCCTGGCCACCTTGGCCCGCCGCCGACGCAGCCACCCCTGGAGCCCGAGACCGGCCGCGACGACCACCAGAGCGGCCAGGGTGATGACGGCCAGCAGCGTGCCCGTCTCGCCGAGCGGGATCCCGACCGCGCCGGCCACCAGCGCGCTGCCGCCCAGGCCGGCCAGGAACCAGCCCAGCGGCGACAGCCGAGCCCAGCTGCGAGTGCTCACGGTTCCACCGGGACGAACCGGTAGCCGACGCCGTACACCGTCTGTAGCCGCTGCGGGTTGGACGGGTCGTCCTCGACCTTGGCCCGCAGCCGCCGCACGTGCACCGTGACCGTCGAGGTGTCACCGAGCCAGCTGTACTCCCAGACCTGGCGCAGCAGCTGGCCGCGGCTGAACACCTGGCGCGGATGGCTGACCAGGAAGGCCAGCAGATCGAACTCGCGTACGGTGAGGGAGACCGGTCGATCGGCGACCGTGACCTCGCGGGTGACTGGGTCGACCCGGACGTCTCCCGACCGCAGCGGCGGCGACGGGCCTTGGCCATCGGCGGCCAGGGTCCGGCGCAGGACGCTACGGACGCGGGCGACCAGCTCACGGGGGCTGAACGGCTTGACCACGTAGTCGTCGGCGCCCAGCTCCAGCCCAACGATCCGGTCCGACTCGTGCCCTTTGGCGGTCAACATGATGATCGGGGTCGCGCCATTGGCGCGGACCTGTCGGCACACCTCCAGCCCGTCCACGCCCGGCAGCATCAGGTCCAGGACGATCAGGTCCGGGACACCCGCGCTGAACGCCGCCAGCGCCGTCGGGCCGTCCTCGGCCGCCTGGACGCGGTAGCCCTCCCGCTCCAGGTACTGCTGGACGACCTCGCGGACCGTCGGCTCGTCGTCGACGACCAGGATCCGTTCCCCGGCCACGCACCCTCCTTCCGGCCTCGACGGTGGCACATCCTGGGTGACCTCGCCATGTCCATCTCCAACCCGTCACGAGTTCGTAAGCGCCGTCCGGTTGCTCTCCGGGCCGCGAGCCGGGCAACCTGGCCGATCATGCGCGTCCTGGTCACCGGCGGGGCCGGCTTCGTCGGCAGCCACGTCGTCGACCTCCTGATCGAGGCCGGCCACGAGGTCGTCTCCCTCGACCGCCTCCACCCTCGCGCCCATGCCGGCCGGCCCGCCTACCTGCGCGACGACGTCGAGCACCTCGACGCCGACCTGGCCGACCCGGAGGCCGCCAGCGTGCTGGACCGTGCCCTGGACGGCGTCGATGCGGTCTGCCACCAGGCGGCCATGGTCGGCCTGGGCCAGGAGTTCGGCGATGTCGTCGACTACGTGCGCGACAACGACCTGGGCACCGCGGCCCTGCTGGCTGCCGTGGCCCACCACCGCCGCGTCGGCAGGCTCGTGCTAGCCAGCTCCATGGTCGTCTACGGCGAGGGCGCCTACCGGTGCTGCGAACACGGCCCGGTCCGCCCTGACCCCCGGCCGGCGGCGCGGCTGGACACCGGCCGGTTTGAGCCGCCCTGCCCCAGTTGTGGCGCCGACCTGGAGCCGGTGGCGGTCACCGAGGACGCCCCACTCGACCCACGCAACGTCTACGCGGCCACCAAGCTCCACCAGGAGCACCTGGCCACCGCCTGCGCCCTGGCAGGTGGGCCATCGGTCACCGCCCTGCGCTACCACAACGTCTATGGGCCTCGGATGCCCCGCGACACCCCCTATGCCGGGGTGGCCGCGATCTTCCGCAGCGCCCTGGCCGCGGGCCAGCCGCCGCGGGTGTTCGAGGACGGCGGCCAGCGGCGCGACTTCGTCCACGTGACCGACGTCGCCCGGGCCAACCTGCTCGCCCTGACCGCCCCGGAGCCGGTCGTCGGCGCCCTCAATGTGGCCAACGGCCACCCCCGCACCGTTGGTGAGCTGGCGGCTGCGCTGGCCACCGCCATGGACGGTCCCGCACCCGAGATCGCCGGCGGCTGGCGTGCCGGCGACGTCCGCCACGTGTTCGCCTCCCCGGCCCTGGCCGCCGCCCGACTCGGCTTCCGGGCCAGGGTCGGCTTCGCCGAGGGCATGGCCGAGCTCGCCCGGGCCGAGCTGCGGGCGCCCGTCCCGGCCAGCCCCTAGGCACCGGCGCGCTAGCGGTGTTCGGGGTTGTCGAAGTCGAAGCGGCAGCCGGCGTCCCACTCCGAGCGCTGGTTGCCGTGGGCCGGGATGCCGCCGGACCGCTTCAGCAGCGCCCCCAGGTGCATGAGGTTCCAGGTCGCGAAGGTGGTGTTGCGGTTGGTGAAGTCGTTCTCGGGGCCGCCCGAGCCGGGGTCGAGGTAGGAGGGGCCGGGTCCGGCCTCGCCGATCCAGCCGGCGTCGGCCTGGGGCGGGATGGTGTAGCCGAGATGCTGGAGGCTGTAGAGCAGGTTCATGGCGCAGTGCTTGACCCCGTCCTCGTTGCCGGTGAGCAGGCAGCCGGCCACCCGGCCGTAGTAGGCGTACTGCCTGGCCCCGTTCAGCAGGCTGGAGCAGGCGTACAGCCGCTCGACGACCCGCTTGGTCACCGAGCCGTTGTCGCCCAGCCAGATCGGGCCGCACAGCACCAGGATGTCGGCGGCCAGCACCTGCCGGTAGATGGCCGGCCACTCGTCGGTGGCCCAGCCGTGCTCGGTCATGTCGGGCCACACCCCGGTGGCGATGTCGTGGTCGACGGCCCGCAGCTGCTCGACGGTCACGCCGTGCCGCTCCATGATGGCCACGCTGACGTCGATCAGCCCCTGGGTGTGGCTGCGCTCGGGCGAGCGCTTCAGGGTGCAGTTCACGTACAGGGCGCGCAGGTCGTCGAAGCGCCACTCGCCTGTGCCGGTGCTGGTCTCCTCCGTCATCGAGCCTCCTCGGTGGGTCGGGCGGCGGGCGCTGCTGGCATGATGGCAGCCGGCGGACGGCCACGGCGGGAGGTTGACATGACCAGCGTCCTGCGGACCTCGCTACCGACCAGCGAGGAGCGCCGCAAGACCGGGCGGGCCCTGCGCGAGAAGGTCAGGCGCAGCGCGCTCGGGCGCTGGCGGCCGGCCGAGGACCGGCCCGACCCGCTGGACCTGATCGAGGAGGCCCACGAGGGCCGGCTGCAGCGGCTGGTGCCGGTGCGGGTCGGGCGGATGATGGCCTCGCCGTACGCGTTCCTGCGCGGCTCGGCCGCGCTGATGGCCGAGGACTTCGCCCACCTGCCCCGGACCGGGATCGAGCCGGTCATCTGCGGCGACGCCCATCTGGGCAACTTCGGCTTCTACGCCTCCCCCGAGCGCGACCTGGTCTTCGACCTCAACGACTTCGACGAGGCCCACCCCGGGCCCTGGGAGTGGGACCTGTACCGGCTGACGACCAGCGTGTGGGTGGCCGGCCGCGAGAACGGCCTGTCCGAGGACACCTGCGAGGACGCGGTGCTGCGCTGCGCCCATGCCTACCGGCGCCAGCTGCGGGCCCTGGCCGGCCAGCCGCTGCTGCCCCGGTCCTTCGACCGGCTCGACATCGACCGGATGCGGGCCGAGCTGGCCGACTGGTCGCTGCGGGGCGAGATCGAGCGGGCCGCCCAGCGGGCCCGCACCCGGACCAGCGACCGGGCCCTGCCCAAGCTGACCCGCGAGCGCGGCGGCACCCGCCACATCGTCGACCAGCCGCCGCTGGTCACCCACGTGTCGGAGCGGGAGACCGGCCGGCTGATCGAGGGCCTGGAGTCCTACCTGGGCACCCTGCCGCCGCACTGGCGGCGGGTGCTCGCCTACTACAGGGTCGTCGACCTGGCCCACAAGGTGGTCGGGGTCGGCAGCGTCGGGCTGCGCGCCTATGTCGCCCTGCTCCAGGGCAACGACCCCAACG
The Actinomycetota bacterium DNA segment above includes these coding regions:
- a CDS encoding response regulator transcription factor — its product is MAGERILVVDDEPTVREVVQQYLEREGYRVQAAEDGPTALAAFSAGVPDLIVLDLMLPGVDGLEVCRQVRANGATPIIMLTAKGHESDRIVGLELGADDYVVKPFSPRELVARVRSVLRRTLAADGQGPSPPLRSGDVRVDPVTREVTVADRPVSLTVREFDLLAFLVSHPRQVFSRGQLLRQVWEYSWLGDTSTVTVHVRRLRAKVEDDPSNPQRLQTVYGVGYRFVPVEP
- a CDS encoding HAMP domain-containing protein produces the protein MSTRSWARLSPLGWFLAGLGGSALVAGAVGIPLGETGTLLAVITLAALVVVAAGLGLQGWLRRRRAKVARQGALTAAVTAAVALAGLWAVSAQMLVSSHDLAVVLASLPVAAGAGVAYGVATARQVAADLEALAGTARRLEADDLSARAPVQGTAEIALIAETLNAAAARLAEARERERRMEQERRDLIAWASHDLRTPLASLRALAEALADDLAPDEATRRRYL
- a CDS encoding DUF2252 domain-containing protein, whose amino-acid sequence is MTSVLRTSLPTSEERRKTGRALREKVRRSALGRWRPAEDRPDPLDLIEEAHEGRLQRLVPVRVGRMMASPYAFLRGSAALMAEDFAHLPRTGIEPVICGDAHLGNFGFYASPERDLVFDLNDFDEAHPGPWEWDLYRLTTSVWVAGRENGLSEDTCEDAVLRCAHAYRRQLRALAGQPLLPRSFDRLDIDRMRAELADWSLRGEIERAAQRARTRTSDRALPKLTRERGGTRHIVDQPPLVTHVSERETGRLIEGLESYLGTLPPHWRRVLAYYRVVDLAHKVVGVGSVGLRAYVALLQGNDPNDVVFLQLKQARRSCVARFVHGDTAWHAHQGQRVVEYQQTLQTVSDPLLGWTSVGERDYYVRQFRDMKGAITVDGMDGSALMDYSRVCGTLLAKGHARSTGATRLSAYLGKGDSADRAFARFARAYADQTEADHEALRKAVAAGRLPAEAGI
- a CDS encoding NAD(P)H-dependent oxidoreductase, which translates into the protein MTEETSTGTGEWRFDDLRALYVNCTLKRSPERSHTQGLIDVSVAIMERHGVTVEQLRAVDHDIATGVWPDMTEHGWATDEWPAIYRQVLAADILVLCGPIWLGDNGSVTKRVVERLYACSSLLNGARQYAYYGRVAGCLLTGNEDGVKHCAMNLLYSLQHLGYTIPPQADAGWIGEAGPGPSYLDPGSGGPENDFTNRNTTFATWNLMHLGALLKRSGGIPAHGNQRSEWDAGCRFDFDNPEHR
- a CDS encoding NAD-dependent epimerase/dehydratase family protein, coding for MRVLVTGGAGFVGSHVVDLLIEAGHEVVSLDRLHPRAHAGRPAYLRDDVEHLDADLADPEAASVLDRALDGVDAVCHQAAMVGLGQEFGDVVDYVRDNDLGTAALLAAVAHHRRVGRLVLASSMVVYGEGAYRCCEHGPVRPDPRPAARLDTGRFEPPCPSCGADLEPVAVTEDAPLDPRNVYAATKLHQEHLATACALAGGPSVTALRYHNVYGPRMPRDTPYAGVAAIFRSALAAGQPPRVFEDGGQRRDFVHVTDVARANLLALTAPEPVVGALNVANGHPRTVGELAAALATAMDGPAPEIAGGWRAGDVRHVFASPALAAARLGFRARVGFAEGMAELARAELRAPVPASP